From one Thermoproteota archaeon genomic stretch:
- a CDS encoding nitrilase-related carbon-nitrogen hydrolase, whose protein sequence is MKRVGFVQNDPLFGEVERNVARALELASKVEADLLVFPELFNTGYLFLSKEEVSKLAEDLEGHTVSELREFAEETSTALVAGFAERDGDKFYNSAVVIDEKGDVRGVYRKTHLFFEEKLFFEPGDTGFQVFHVAGMRVGVMICYDWRFPEAARTLALKGAQVIAHPSNLVLPFAPTVDLARAVENRVYIILSDRSGVEERGGKRFEYEGRSLIVDPSMKVLVQAPKEGEHVMVAEIDPKLADSKKINELNDIFGDRRPEFYEGLC, encoded by the coding sequence ATGAAGAGGGTAGGCTTCGTCCAGAACGATCCCTTATTTGGTGAAGTCGAGAGAAACGTAGCGAGGGCCCTAGAGCTCGCCTCCAAGGTGGAGGCCGATCTCCTAGTCTTTCCCGAGCTGTTCAATACCGGCTACCTTTTCCTGAGTAAGGAAGAGGTCTCGAAGCTAGCTGAGGATCTAGAGGGACACACCGTGAGTGAATTGAGGGAGTTCGCCGAGGAGACATCCACTGCCTTGGTCGCCGGCTTCGCGGAGAGGGATGGCGACAAATTCTACAACTCTGCAGTGGTCATCGACGAAAAAGGTGATGTAAGGGGAGTTTACAGGAAGACCCACTTGTTCTTCGAGGAGAAGCTGTTCTTCGAGCCCGGGGATACCGGCTTCCAGGTGTTCCATGTGGCCGGTATGAGGGTAGGGGTAATGATATGCTATGACTGGAGGTTCCCGGAGGCAGCGAGGACCTTAGCCCTAAAAGGCGCCCAAGTCATAGCCCACCCCTCCAACCTCGTGCTCCCCTTTGCACCCACAGTAGACCTAGCTAGGGCCGTCGAGAATAGGGTTTATATCATCCTCTCGGACAGGAGCGGGGTGGAGGAGAGGGGAGGGAAGAGGTTCGAGTATGAGGGTAGATCCCTCATCGTGGATCCCAGCATGAAAGTGCTTGTCCAAGCCCCTAAGGAGGGGGAGCACGTGATGGTGGCGGAGATAGATCCTAAGCTCGCTGATAGCAAGAAGATAAATGAGCTGAACGATATATTCGGGGACAGGAGGCCTGAATTTTATGAGGGTCTCTGTTAG
- the alaXM gene encoding alanyl-tRNA editing protein AlaXM, translated as MTELLYMDDSYLKEFEAEVVEVSGDRVVLDRTAFYPVGGGLPSDTGVLLKGSEEYRVEEVRKEGGKVWHIVPGHSLSPGDGVRGVIDWDRRYRVMRMHTALHALIAVMNQKFGVLVTGNKVAPDRSRVDVNLEKPDRELVEKVIAETNEELAKGLPVKIYYLPREEAMKIPGIVKLARALPPSVQKLRIVEIEGLDIQADGGPHVSNTKEVGRIVFLRLENKGKNNRRIHFTLEP; from the coding sequence ATGACAGAGCTGCTCTACATGGATGACTCCTACCTGAAGGAATTCGAGGCAGAGGTCGTCGAAGTATCGGGGGACAGGGTCGTGCTTGATAGGACGGCTTTCTATCCCGTAGGCGGCGGATTACCTAGCGACACGGGCGTCCTGTTGAAGGGAAGCGAGGAGTACCGGGTCGAGGAGGTGAGGAAGGAGGGAGGCAAGGTCTGGCACATAGTCCCCGGACACTCACTCTCGCCGGGAGATGGAGTGAGGGGAGTGATCGACTGGGACAGGAGGTACAGGGTGATGAGGATGCATACAGCACTCCACGCCCTCATAGCGGTGATGAACCAGAAGTTCGGGGTACTCGTGACCGGAAACAAGGTGGCTCCAGATAGGAGCAGGGTTGATGTCAATCTGGAGAAGCCAGATAGGGAGCTAGTGGAGAAAGTAATTGCCGAAACGAACGAGGAACTGGCTAAGGGACTTCCGGTCAAGATATACTACCTTCCTAGGGAGGAGGCCATGAAGATACCCGGCATAGTGAAGCTGGCCAGAGCTCTCCCTCCAAGCGTTCAGAAGCTCAGGATAGTCGAGATAGAGGGACTGGATATTCAGGCGGACGGCGGTCCTCATGTCTCTAATACGAAGGAGGTAGGGAGGATAGTTTTCCTGAGGTTGGAGAACAAGGGGAAGAACAACAGGAGGATCCACTTCACCCTCGAACCCTGA